Within the Eleginops maclovinus isolate JMC-PN-2008 ecotype Puerto Natales chromosome 13, JC_Emac_rtc_rv5, whole genome shotgun sequence genome, the region CCAGATCAATGACATCTCCCTGCAGGTAAACAGTGAAGTGAAAGTAGCtgttgtaaaaatatataatgcaaCGACAATCGTTTCAATCTTTATGCTTTGTAGAAAGTGACTTACTTTTTGTATTGGTTTGTATCTGTTTCATAAAGCGAGGCTAGAGTCACGCCTGGATACACCCCGTTGTCCTGGTGTGCTAGAGTGCTCGTAGAGGAAATTGTCTTTGCTTATTCATTGGCTGTAGTCTCTTGTGGCCCGGTCAATCACCAACTCAGACACACTACGTCTTCATACATGTATTACCTTAATAATGCCTATGTAAAATCTGCCTGGACAATTTGTAAATCACTTGGTTGTTTACTACAGGATTACATTGCCGTGAAAGAGAAGTACGCCAAGTACCTTCCACACTCTGGAGGGCGTTATGCCGCCAAGCGTTTCCGTAAGGCCCAGTGCCCCATTGTGGAGCGTCTGACCAACTCCATGATGATGCACGGCCGCAACAACGGCAAGAAGCTGATGACAGTGCGCATCGTGAAGCACGCCTTCGAGATCATCCACCTGCTGACTGGAGAGGTATGCATGATTGAGGCAGACCTAAACTGATATTTGGGGGGTAATTTAAAGTCTCCACAGATTGAATTGGCCAATTCCAAAATCCCGTCATGGCAAATTGTGGAACCTCAGATTATGTTTGACTTTATTAGAGTTCATGCTTCATTTGCtgtaattgtttgtattttgtgcacAAAGCGAGGCTAGAGTCACGCCTGGATACACCCCGTTGTCCTGGTGTGCTAGAGTGCTCGTAGAGAAAATATCTTTGCTTATTCATTGGCTGTAGTCTGTCGTGGCCCAGTCAATCACCAACTCAGATACATTACAAAACCAACCACTGTTTAATTTACCAAATGTTTCAGCCACTAATGCCTTGCTCTGTTGTCCCATATGGGCGGTCTAATGGTGGAGTTTGGGaatataaagaaatgtcttAATTTTGAAGTTGAAATTAATACTCATGTCAGGTGTTTGTTAGAAAGTTAGCATATACCTGATTAGCCATCCCTTTAGCTCCCTCTTCCTTTCATTATATACatcatatttttgtttgaaaaagtgCTGTGTGGCTTGATTTGGGAAGGAAAATCTAATACCTTTTATTTTGCCCAACATTGCACTTTGTTTTGGGAataaaaacactacatttaaaagtgaGAATGATATTAGAAATGATGGTTTTATTTGAAGTACTTTGtcaggtttcagtttttatacATTAAGTTCTTGCAACCAACATTTCAATTTTGTCCATAGAACCCCCTCCAGGTCCTGGTGAACGCCATCATCAACAGTGGCCCCCGTGAGGACTCCACCCGTATTGGTCGGGCTGGTACCGTCAGGAGGCAGGCTGTGGACGTGTCACCCCTCCGCAGGGTCAACCAGGTAAACGCACTCaaataaactataaaacaaaCTTTTTCTTAAAGGCTAGtctttgaatgaaaatgtgcttcttttttttttgcacccttcctttttaaagctaCACACATTAGCCACATGACAATTTCACCTATCACTGATTTAGAGCTTACATGGCAGGACGAAAATTAATACCACTGTATAATAGAGCAAAGAGCTTCCATTGAGAAAAGGAAGACAGTTGGATGATCCATTGCTACTGCAGTGTAATCAAGAGGCTGTTTTGCAAAATATCACCTAATTTTAAtgtctctttactttttttgtttttcactgaaaGCTGCTGTGTGCTGTAATAACTGTGTTGTATTCTGTGCATAAAGCGAGGCTAGAGTCACGCCTGAACATACCCCGTTGTCCTGGTGTGCTAGAGTGCTCGTAGAGGAAATGTCTTTGCTTATTCATTGGCTGTAGTCTGTCGTGGCCCAGTCAATCACCAACTCAGATACACTAAACTACTGACCAGTGTTTAATTCACCTGAGTGATTTGGTCAGCCACTAATGTACCTCTCGTCCTGTAGGCTATCTGGCTGCTGTGCACAGGAGCAAGAGAAGCTGCCTTCAGGAACATCAAGACCATTGCAGAGTGCCTGGCTGATGAGCTGATCAATGCTGCTAAGGTAACGGCTTATTCACTTTAAAGCATGCTCGTAATAGTTGTTGAAGTTTACTTAGTATAATTCTTATTATTGCACCCTTCTGATGCTTGTGCATTGTgctactttttttaaagtagcgTTGAAACAAATGTAACATAACGCAGTCAGTAATTCTGGTTTTCAGTTTGTATATTTTCCTGTGACTGTTGTACACTAACCATCCTACTTCTCCTAATTTCAGGGTTCATCTAACTCCTACGCCATCAAGAAGAAGGACGAGTTGGAGAGAGTTGCAAAGTCCAACCgttaacatgttttctttctaccaaaacaaataaatttGAAGAAATTCCATTGATGTCACAAATCCTTTCTTTTTATGCACTTCCACACTTGTTTCAGTTATTGGACAGTGAAGTAAAAGATCTTGAGACCATTTGTCAGTTTAATTTTATTGGCATCACTACACGCTGAAAATTGACACATAAGAAAGCTAAACCAATTCAAACTGCTTCCTTTAGCAgctaaaaatgtatattattgaGGACATGTAAAGTCAAATCTGTCAACATGGCTTAATGAATATAGGGTTCCTCAGTGTACCTTACACTGCTGTTAACAGGTAAGActtgttatacattttttttactgctaAACCAATAATAAATTGTCCGACAAGGTATTGGAAGACAGTAATGCCACATTTTACTGGTGTTCTATCATACCTGCAGGCATGTGAAACACTTGCATTAAAACATCTTAAGCTTTGTACCAGCAGTTCTcacatttcattaaatatttgacaGCTCAGTGGTAATGAATAGTTTTGATAACGTTTTAGTGATTAAACCAGACTGATGTGCTGTTTGTACAGCAGGTGGGGCAGCTGTGCTGAAAATCAGCTGACAGTGAATCAGTTGGCAGATGTTAAATTTGGATCCCATTCTCATACAAATACTGTGAGTCAGTGTTTTCCCCTAGACATAAATATACAAGAATGTTAATCTGTGGAAAGTGTTTGTGACTTCTCTCCACCATGAACACGTGCAGGTAAAACTAAAGTATAGATGGTTAGTGTGATATCAGAAATAAGTGTGCTTTCTGTTGATCAGGAGGCAGAGTGAGGACAAAGAAGCTCCCAGTTTGGAGGCCTCGCTGCAGGCAGTAGGCAGGAGGGTGTAGTCTTGGAGCTTCTGAAaggcctgcagagaggagggaggcgAAACTTACTCATAGTACGGAGTGGTTAAGGGAAGAAGTTGCTGGCTCATAAGAGGCGCTTAAGCCACCACTAGCTTTGACTATATCATCTTTTGCCCAAAAGTATACTGACTACCCAAGCTTTAATTTAACAAAGATTGTTCTTTTTCAACCGTAGtcctgcaataaaaaaacagatccTCAGCTGTACTCACAGAGGCACTGTCAGGACATTCCTCTGCAGGCCGGTGGAGCAGGAAGTCATGTTTAGACGGCCCTTTGATGTAGATGCAGTTTGCTGCTGAGTCCTCTGGAACAGTGAGCACTTCATAATGGTGATCAGTCAGCTGTTCCATCAtctggagacaaacacacacttattattACTATGTGCACCACCCTGACTGCTCCCAGaattacacacagacaccaaGACAACACCAGTGATGTTATTAATATGACCTCAGCAGTAAGGGTATAAATGGAGTGTGCAATTCACATAGGGACATAGgagaaacaaactaaatatttatgCTTTGCAACAGGGAAGATATTGAATAGATAGACGTTCAAGCTTGAATTTTCTGTTGTCTTATTTAAGCGCAAATATTTGGAAAATTCATGTTGGGATTTTGCCTGGAATTGTCCCTTTTGCTATTAGGTTATGTTTTGTTaaactttaaatgaatgtattagCTGCAGTGTTATTGAAACTGCATAGAGGCTGACCATATAACTTTAAGGTTTAAGTACTATTTCTTGGGAAATTCCCTTAAGGAAAATATAACCATATCACCAACAAGTCAAACTATTCCTCGTAAGacaatgtatattattttacttattaacaccaaatacacatgAACGCTTACCCGGAGGGTCTTCTTGGCCCCATCACTGTTGCTGATGATGATTGTGTTTGGACCTCCCATAGAGCAGATGTTTCTCAGTCGGGCCCCACCACAGACGGGGACAGTGGACACAGCAAAGTCCTGCACAGATGGAAGTTGAAAGGTTAAGTTCAGGTACTGTCCCAGtctttttgaaaaccaaaacagataTGGTTTCTTATCTAGTCAGGGCACTTGTCTTAAAAGGAACGACTTGTACATTTGATATCTCTACACAAGGCGGCCTGCTGTGTGATTCTGGCGTTTCCTGCGCAGGATCAACGGCAGTCATGCAGTTGCTACCTCTTAGTCTATATAATCCTTTAATAGGGCTTAATGCACTTACATTTAATCATAGGAAAGACAACACAAGGCTACACAGTGTTTTGATCTAAATGCATTGGAGGTAAATGGTCTTCCTCTTATCCTCCGTTCTGACCAGGAGCCCTACCACCTGTGCTAATTCATAGCAGACACATTCAACATGAAatgctaagtgtgtgtgtgtgtgtgtgtgtgtgtgtgtgtgtgtgtgtgtgtgtgtgtgttaaggggGAGCAGAAGTGTCTAAAATGCACTTAAGACAAGTGGAGGATCAATAATAACGGGTGGGTTCTGTAGAGCATTAGGGACTTTATTGCGTGGTCTCCTTTATTTGGCCAATGGAAGAGCATCATTCATCACTGTTTATAGGCCTTTAGTCcccaaacacaacacagcaaaTGGCCACCTGCTCACATGGCAGCTGGGTTTATTTTCTGACAGGAAACATGGCACTAAGACCATCTGTACCACGGcctgaaaatgtgttatttgatttattgGCAGTGTTTTGGTTTAGTCTTTCTCAACACCCTTTATTGCTAAAGTCTATGAAAACGTACCCTTTGTTGATTCAGTCCTTACTACATCATGCTCCACACCACTTACCCTGAAAGTGTCTGCCAGCACCTCAGCCCCTCTGTGGTTGGTGTGCGAGGAGATACCGACAAAGAACTCCCTCCCTGTGAAGAGGACGTCGCTGCCCTCCAGCGTTGCCCCTCCAGAGTCCCCCTCCTCGGCCCCCATCTCCACCACGGTCAGGTTCAGCTCTGACACCACCTTCCTCACTGCCTCCGCCTGGAGAGATGTGGAGTACATAGAAGGAGGTAGAAATGCAAAATATTCAGGCTCAACTAAATTTAGCATGATCATTTGACTATGTTTCTCTGGATCAATATAGTTTCCTATGTTTGCTTGTAAACGTGTACTATTTAATACACAAAACATACTTACATttagacatcttttttttttataacaatgCACTCAAGgaacttctgttttttttacaatacgaCTTCAACTTTGGAATCATTTATTtgcaatttcaaaaatgttcctacaaaaagtttttaaattcatggaaaactttattttgttgacTATTAGGACAAAATGTTGTTCTTTACGGTGAACTTGttcatatattacagtactataaataattataattaatggAGTGTCGATGGAATCTTTGACATCTAAGATATAAATTAGTTGTGTTGCCAAAATGGATCCAACAAATGTATATGGTTATTTTACCATATTCTGATAATGAACTTTAAATACAACTAAATGCCATGTTGAACAAGTGAAGTCTCTGCTAGTCTCCTTTTCGTTCCATACTGATATGACCTGAAACAAATGGCCACTGCTCTTTATCCCATAAAGCAAGATTAAGTGCATTATCAGAGGATTAGGGTGCAGACAAGGCTTTTTCTTCTCCGCTGTGTTACCTCACTGCGTCTCTGCTGCTTGAAGGGCCTGGTGATGAGCGCAGTGTCTCCCTGGATGACGGCCACATCCTCTATCCTCCAGCTCTCTGGCAGCTCGGGGTCAGAGGGGATCTCGATCAGCTGCAGGCCCACCTTCTGCCTCAGGGCTCCTGTCAGGCAGCCGAACTGACGCTGAGCTTTGGCCAGATCCACCGAGGTCTCTCCGTTCTTACGACTGTCTCCCCCTGCCTTCCCAAAGGACTCTGGGATGCCCCGCACCACAGCGTGGGTGAAGCGGCCATATGGGCACATGTTTGCcatgatttaaataaactaattaCTGAATGTAATTTCCCAAAACTTTGCTGCCAGAAGTCAATGTTTCAACTCTTCTTCTGTACTAGCACTCCACCAGCTACTTCTCCATCTGTAGATGCCAGGAAGTGGAAACAGATCCCAGCCTAACACAGAGGGAGATGAAAATATTAACAAAGGCAGGATACAATGGAACAAGGATCTGCTTTGGGAAGCAACTATATCAAGGCTGCAAAAGTAAATATCTACAACACTATCTAATGCTTAAAATGAAGTGTGGCAATAAAGAATTCCTAATGTGATTTTGTGAGTGTTAGTCTGTAAGAGGACGACTCAGTATCATTGGTAAAACATTCAAGGGCAGCTGAAATAACATTTATGATACAACAGCTGACAATGGACAGGAGGAGCTTTGTCCAAGGTTAGAATACTACAAAACTTTATTCATTACCCCTGGAACATGCTGCAAAGTCTTTCCATGTTTGGGCAGTGGGTTGGATTTGGAACAATTGCCCTTTCATCATCTTCCCCGTAACTCAGCACACACTGTGAGGCTGCACATGGGACTTCCACACAGGATGCTTCCTAAATCTGCATCATAATTTATGTAACAAGTGCTGGACTTTGATATTCATCTTATTTTGTAATAAAGATAGCACAAAGAGCCTATTATGAATACTAGATGGCAAGTTTAGGCTATTCAATCTCAGTAGAGACTGCCTAAACTAACTATAAATTAAGCCTGTGGTAGAGTACCTACCTACTATTGAGATTAGTGATACGGTACTTTATGGaacaacagtttttttattgatatGATGAAATCAATCTTTCTAACTGCGCAGTTCTGAGCTATCCAGCTGCAAAATGAATATGGACCTCAGCCCAGAAGAAAACATCTTGAGTGTTTGGCTGCAGGAGCGCACCGCCCAGCAGTTCACTGCTCCTTCTCAAATACTTCTGATGATGTTACACATCTTTTTTATGGGCAAACACTAACAGAAgttgcacaaaaaacaaacacaggtgtATAGTTTATATTTTACCTTCTTTGGATGTTGTAGCCTCCACGCTCAGCTACGTTTCTCTCTGTTAGATTTAATTTCCAAACCGACCCAGTTCCCGTTACTCTGCCTTGTCTTTCTCTGCCGACCAACTACAGGTCAGGTCAAGATGGctactgtcaacacacacagttCCGGTTACGCTTTCAGAATAAGATGCCTACGAGGTTGTTAATCACATTTCTAGTTTATTATCTGAACAAAATACTATACATAAATGTCgctttgaataataatttaaaaaaaaaagaaaaatcgggatacaattaaaatgttgtttctgctttcaataaataaatatataggaACAGAAATCTCTCTAGGCCTACTTATGTCTAAATGATTTGATAACATTGTACAATTCATTCTGGTTTAGCTTTCTATCACAGCAtagctttttatgttttgtgttactgaagttataatgtgttttaataaatgtgtttttttaaggagaAAAACAGAGGTATACAAATTCTCACTCAGTCAAAAGTAGCTAATGTGATACAACTTTAAAGCAATGGTTTtcaagtcaaaaataaataaattaaatgcgTTTTTTCTTATAGAAAAACGTACactagattttttattttgtcacatcACTTAACTTCCGGTCCTTTTCACGTGTTTAAGGTGCGCTTTATGCagcatctctccctccctttcatCCAGCACCCCCCCATCCCCCACTCGTCCTGCCCGGATTCAATCAAGGCTGATTTGAGTCACCACAGCTGCTGTTGTATCGGCTGTCAATACTGTTGAGTGTAGCTACACATTAAGGTAATCAATAACGGGGAGCAAAAGATCCATAGCGCCTGTTAGTCAACTTTATTTGCAGTTGTATCACAGAGCCTATCTCCAAGTTCATTAACTTCTTCTCTCAGATTAACTTACTTTAATTTTAAGGTTAATACAACAACAATGGGACTTGTACATGTTAAATATACTTTCCAAATTACATCTGGCAACATTAGCTCTGCTCTAAATCTTGGGTCATAAATAAGGTTGGTTTACATGACGATTAAACAATTACCGTTAACATAATTAGCACTACTAGCATGACATTGTATGGAAATCTAACTCATTAGCATTGTTTAGGACTAAACTATCACCACCTCAAACAATTATTCAGTATCCCTTAACCTGCACTTTTCTTACATTAATCAATTA harbors:
- the rps5 gene encoding 40S ribosomal protein S5; this translates as MTEWETAPAVAESPEIKLFGKWSTDDVQINDISLQDYIAVKEKYAKYLPHSGGRYAAKRFRKAQCPIVERLTNSMMMHGRNNGKKLMTVRIVKHAFEIIHLLTGENPLQVLVNAIINSGPREDSTRIGRAGTVRRQAVDVSPLRRVNQAIWLLCTGAREAAFRNIKTIAECLADELINAAKGSSNSYAIKKKDELERVAKSNR
- the ddah2 gene encoding N(G),N(G)-dimethylarginine dimethylaminohydrolase 2; translated protein: MANMCPYGRFTHAVVRGIPESFGKAGGDSRKNGETSVDLAKAQRQFGCLTGALRQKVGLQLIEIPSDPELPESWRIEDVAVIQGDTALITRPFKQQRRSEAEAVRKVVSELNLTVVEMGAEEGDSGGATLEGSDVLFTGREFFVGISSHTNHRGAEVLADTFRDFAVSTVPVCGGARLRNICSMGGPNTIIISNSDGAKKTLRMMEQLTDHHYEVLTVPEDSAANCIYIKGPSKHDFLLHRPAEECPDSASAFQKLQDYTLLPTACSEASKLGASLSSLCLLINRKHTYF